ATCAGGCGTACCAGCATAAAGAGTACACGAGTCCGCTGGACATAAGTACCCCTACAACTTATTTATTTCGCTGTATAATCCTTTACTGACACAATTAACATAAATTACCTCTTCCACTAATATTTAATGATTTGACGGATTCATTATAACATATGAGGAGCAGATGTCAACCGGAAAAATAGTTTTAGATAAAATTGGAAGACAGGTAAAAACAGGCCTGTCTTTGGTTAAAGTGTATAAAGATTTACGATAAAAGGGACTTATTTACGATATTATTGACAATGAAAATGTCCTAATCTATTATGCACTTAACAATTCAGACAAAATAAAGGAGGAATGGATTATGAAGAGAAACGTAAAGAGAATCATCGGCGCTCTGCTGTGCGCCGCAATGGTAGTTTCCATGGCAGCCTGCGGGTCGAAAGCCAAAGAAGAAGGCTCTGATTCAGGAAAGGCGGCAAAGACAGAGGGCGATACGATAAAGATCGGTTTTATCCCCTCCGACCTGGCAGGCTTTTTCGCCCAGTTAAAGACGGGCCTTGAGAAATATGCAAAGGAAGAAGGAAACGTACAGGTAACGACAAAGGAATGTATTGATTCCGCCAAGAAAATTGATGCGATCAATAACTTTGCAAACGGCGGATACAATGTGATCATCTGTCATGTGGACAACGCGGTGGCCCTGAAACCGGCCATGGAGCAGGCACAGAGCAAAGGGGTATATTTCTTTGCGTACGATACGGATATCGAGGGGGCGGACGGATTCTTCGGCGCCGACAACTATGCGATGGGACAGGTGATCGGCAAGATGCTCTCGGAGTGGGTAAATAAGACATTTGACAGCTCTGAAGAGGTGCAGTGCGGGATCCTTAACTATGACCCGTTCCCATTCCTCGTAGAGAGAAGAAAGGGAATTGAGGCGGCCATCAAGGAGGAAGCTCCGAATGTTGTGATCGTAGATTCCCAGCAGGCA
This is a stretch of genomic DNA from [Clostridium] hylemonae DSM 15053. It encodes these proteins:
- a CDS encoding sugar ABC transporter substrate-binding protein, producing MKRNVKRIIGALLCAAMVVSMAACGSKAKEEGSDSGKAAKTEGDTIKIGFIPSDLAGFFAQLKTGLEKYAKEEGNVQVTTKECIDSAKKIDAINNFANGGYNVIICHVDNAVALKPAMEQAQSKGVYFFAYDTDIEGADGFFGADNYAMGQVIGKMLSEWVNKTFDSSEEVQCGILNYDPFPFLVERRKGIEAAIKEEAPNVVIVDSQQAGLEDEGTSVGNAWFTKYPDMKAVAGINDAGCYALYQAWKSKGKADQDHVGIFGVDANEPALQAIKEGGMYRGTASSDPDSVTKNMIQNALEVSKNGKLETRDYLFVPEPVTIDNVDDFL